One genomic segment of Occultella kanbiaonis includes these proteins:
- a CDS encoding extracellular solute-binding protein, with product MNPRQPTRIARRSFLTLAAGSAAAVPLLAACGSGPAGSGPGPSGGAAVDVDSVIPDYVPRDIVTPDFPSVDGSTPGYLSFPDEFVASVEEVPGRGSSFTAMTPLWSTVPPGLPDNSYMVTVNEEINADFRFQITDGNAYGEKLQAVLAAESSVPDFVTIPSWTLPPRFGQAAENLFADLTPHLAGDKITKYPNLANISSDAWRCCVFNGKLYGLPYPSDLINSVIFYRHDLTSELGIEVAPANAQEFLDLALELTDPGANRWAMNDMWAGAQLMFRVPDKWILEGGNLVHRVESEAYRQALEFQAELFAAGVVHPDAVAGNEQQARQRFISGEVVITPDGAGGWLSATREAYAGNPDYNQQPVPAFAGDGGTPVIFKGTPSNLFTFIKQTDDTERLEEQLALANYFAAPFGTKEQMLLEYGAEGVHHDLDDANVPTLNETGLREVARTYTWITRPPIVASQVQYPSYVEDFATWMAGVMEYAVDPVFYTQQIVEPPEFGALEQPFIDLEMDIARGRSDISALDAAIENWRSAGGEQLREFYAEYLDEQ from the coding sequence ATGAATCCCCGCCAACCGACGCGTATCGCTCGGCGTTCGTTCCTCACCCTGGCCGCGGGCAGCGCCGCGGCCGTGCCGCTGCTCGCCGCCTGCGGCTCCGGCCCCGCGGGATCCGGACCGGGCCCATCCGGCGGCGCCGCCGTCGACGTCGACTCCGTGATCCCGGACTACGTCCCGCGGGACATCGTCACCCCGGACTTCCCCAGCGTCGACGGCTCGACCCCCGGCTACCTGAGCTTCCCGGACGAGTTCGTGGCCTCGGTGGAGGAGGTTCCCGGACGGGGCAGCTCCTTCACCGCGATGACCCCGCTGTGGTCGACGGTGCCACCGGGCCTCCCGGACAACAGCTACATGGTCACCGTGAACGAGGAGATCAACGCCGACTTCCGGTTCCAGATCACCGACGGCAACGCCTACGGGGAGAAGCTCCAGGCGGTGCTGGCCGCCGAGTCCAGCGTGCCCGACTTCGTCACCATCCCGTCCTGGACCCTGCCGCCGCGCTTCGGTCAGGCGGCCGAGAACCTGTTCGCCGACCTGACGCCCCACCTGGCCGGGGACAAGATCACGAAGTACCCGAACCTGGCCAACATCTCCTCGGACGCGTGGCGGTGCTGCGTGTTCAACGGCAAGCTGTACGGCCTGCCGTACCCGAGCGACCTGATCAACTCGGTGATCTTCTACCGGCACGACCTCACCTCGGAGCTCGGCATCGAGGTGGCCCCCGCGAACGCGCAGGAGTTCCTCGACCTCGCCCTGGAGCTGACCGACCCCGGCGCGAACCGCTGGGCCATGAACGACATGTGGGCCGGCGCCCAGCTCATGTTCCGGGTCCCGGACAAGTGGATTCTCGAAGGCGGCAATCTGGTGCACCGCGTCGAGAGCGAGGCCTACCGCCAGGCGCTGGAGTTCCAGGCGGAGCTGTTCGCGGCGGGCGTGGTCCACCCGGACGCGGTCGCCGGCAACGAGCAGCAGGCGCGGCAGCGGTTCATCTCCGGCGAGGTCGTCATCACGCCCGACGGCGCGGGTGGCTGGCTGAGCGCGACCCGGGAGGCCTACGCCGGCAACCCCGACTACAACCAGCAGCCGGTCCCGGCGTTCGCCGGCGACGGCGGGACGCCCGTGATCTTCAAGGGCACGCCGTCGAACCTGTTCACCTTCATCAAGCAGACCGACGACACCGAGCGTCTCGAGGAGCAGCTCGCCCTCGCGAACTACTTCGCGGCCCCGTTCGGCACGAAGGAGCAGATGCTCCTCGAGTACGGCGCCGAGGGCGTGCACCACGACCTCGACGACGCGAACGTGCCGACGCTCAACGAGACCGGCCTGCGCGAGGTGGCGCGGACCTACACCTGGATCACCCGGCCGCCGATCGTGGCCTCCCAGGTGCAGTACCCCTCCTACGTCGAGGACTTCGCGACCTGGATGGCGGGCGTGATGGAGTACGCCGTCGACCCGGTGTTCTACACCCAGCAGATCGTGGAACCGCCGGAGTTCGGGGCCCTCGAGCAGCCCTTCATCGACCTCGAGATGGACATCGCGCGGGGCCGCAGCGACATCTCGGCCCTTGACGCGGCGATCGAGAACTGGCGCTCGGCCGGTGGTGAGCAGCTGCGCGAGTTCTACGCCGAGTACCTGGACGAGCAGTGA
- a CDS encoding ABC transporter permease yields the protein MTAAPQAARRRERVAAPAPEARPSPRRKRPFLSRLREDYPLLLMCAPVVILLAVFMYAPMLGNVIAWMDYSPYVGILGSDFVGWWNFQRVVADPRFWHAVTNTLIITGFQLLFFFPVPIAMAILLNSVLTRRVRTVIQSIVYLPHFFSWVIVVSIFQQILGGAGLVNQFLRSRGLEAVEVMTNPDTFLLLITSQQVWKDAGWGMIVFLAALSTVDRSQYEAAAVDGAGAWRRIWHVTLPALRPVIILLLILRLGDALTVGFEQLILQRDAVGAGAAEVLDTFVYYSGIVYGDWSYAAAAGLIKGTVSLILVLGANKIAHVFGEAGVYQR from the coding sequence GTGACGGCTGCCCCGCAGGCGGCGCGGCGGCGCGAGCGGGTCGCCGCGCCGGCGCCGGAGGCGAGGCCCTCGCCGCGCCGCAAGCGCCCGTTCCTGTCCCGGCTGCGCGAGGACTATCCGCTGCTGCTCATGTGCGCGCCGGTGGTCATCCTGCTCGCGGTGTTCATGTACGCGCCGATGCTCGGCAACGTCATCGCCTGGATGGACTACTCGCCCTACGTCGGGATCCTCGGCTCGGACTTCGTCGGCTGGTGGAACTTCCAGCGGGTCGTCGCCGACCCGCGGTTCTGGCACGCGGTCACGAACACGCTGATCATCACCGGGTTCCAGCTGCTGTTCTTCTTCCCGGTGCCGATCGCGATGGCCATCCTGCTGAACAGCGTGCTGACCCGGCGGGTCCGTACCGTGATCCAGTCGATCGTGTACCTGCCGCACTTCTTCTCCTGGGTCATCGTCGTCTCGATCTTCCAGCAGATCCTCGGCGGCGCCGGGCTGGTGAACCAGTTCCTGCGCTCGCGTGGGCTGGAGGCCGTCGAGGTCATGACGAACCCGGACACGTTCCTGCTGCTGATCACCTCGCAGCAGGTCTGGAAGGATGCCGGCTGGGGCATGATCGTGTTCCTCGCGGCCCTGTCCACCGTGGACCGCTCGCAGTACGAGGCGGCCGCCGTTGACGGCGCGGGTGCCTGGCGCAGGATCTGGCACGTGACCCTGCCCGCGCTGCGGCCGGTGATCATCCTGCTCCTGATCCTGCGGCTCGGCGACGCCCTGACGGTCGGGTTCGAGCAGTTGATCCTGCAGCGCGACGCCGTCGGCGCAGGGGCCGCCGAGGTGCTGGACACGTTCGTCTACTACTCGGGCATCGTCTACGGCGACTGGAGCTACGCGGCCGCGGCCGGCCTGATCAAGGGCACCGTCAGCCTGATCCTCGTGC
- a CDS encoding alpha-amylase family protein has protein sequence MTGAPSDPWFTRVRRWGQTNLTELDPTRYPNDLWREQWRTTGIDAVIVNAGGIVAYYPTAIDDHTRAVHLGDRDLFGEVVADARAAGLAVVARMDSSRVGADAAARRPEWLARDASGAPYRAGDLTVACVNSPYYTEHLPAVLAEIIAAYRPDGFADNSWAGLDRRRVCHCEHCRTGFRDATGLALPTVVDPTEATYRSWYRWNVARRSRIWTENARIVRDLGGADCLWLGMLPGSVTAQVDRFIDARALLSDARLALLDHQFRGRRGFEDNAETGRRLTELMPAGSVLAESMAMYRSGNPVFRLAAMPAGEATLWMAAGAAGGIDPWWHHIGAVHGDRRQYHRAGGLFAWHRRNEAHLRERTPVARVALIWSDLNAAVYGGDDAVSRTTVPADGFRRALLAARIPATPLHIDDLAEQGHRFTTVVLPQLAVLTAAQRDAVAAFVTAGGNVIASGPLGALDENGDPAPAGRLAEILGTRPLGTATGELGPHTGGFEDARRHTYLERTPDWPESAAPIWSELTGTDLIGFGGRLEHVTVRPGAHVLATAVPAFGVYPPETSWRPPVAEPGLPAIVVTEGAGGRGRTVHLAADLDRCAGRNDLADHHHLLAGLVRWTLRGPEPVLLEGPGRIDLHPYRQGDHWVIHLMDVGRSEATPGTVEDLWSIGPHRLGVHDPDGALSHARGLVAGDPLVTRREGPRLWVSIPALTGHEVIVVTPGDPESLGTGRAGCGAGSPGGK, from the coding sequence ATGACCGGCGCCCCATCCGATCCCTGGTTCACGCGGGTCCGCCGCTGGGGTCAGACGAACCTCACCGAACTGGACCCCACCCGATACCCGAACGACCTCTGGCGCGAGCAGTGGCGCACCACCGGGATCGACGCGGTGATCGTCAACGCCGGCGGCATCGTCGCCTACTACCCGACCGCCATCGACGACCACACCCGCGCCGTGCATCTCGGCGACCGGGACCTCTTCGGCGAGGTCGTCGCCGACGCCCGGGCGGCCGGCCTCGCCGTCGTGGCGCGGATGGACTCCTCCCGGGTCGGTGCCGACGCGGCCGCGCGCCGGCCCGAGTGGCTGGCCCGCGATGCCTCGGGAGCGCCGTACCGGGCCGGCGACCTGACCGTGGCATGCGTGAACAGCCCGTACTACACCGAACACCTGCCGGCCGTGCTCGCGGAGATCATCGCGGCCTACCGGCCCGACGGCTTCGCCGACAACAGCTGGGCGGGCCTGGACCGCCGTCGGGTCTGCCACTGCGAGCACTGCCGCACGGGCTTCCGCGACGCCACCGGGCTCGCCCTGCCCACGGTGGTCGACCCCACCGAGGCCACCTACCGGTCCTGGTACCGCTGGAACGTGGCCCGACGGAGCCGGATCTGGACCGAGAACGCCCGGATCGTGCGCGACCTCGGCGGCGCCGACTGCCTCTGGCTCGGCATGCTGCCCGGCTCGGTCACCGCGCAGGTGGACCGGTTCATCGACGCGCGCGCCCTGCTCTCCGACGCCCGCCTCGCGCTCCTGGACCACCAGTTCCGGGGCCGGCGCGGCTTCGAGGACAACGCCGAGACGGGGCGCAGGCTCACCGAGCTGATGCCCGCCGGGTCCGTCCTGGCCGAGTCGATGGCGATGTACCGGTCGGGCAACCCGGTGTTCCGGCTCGCGGCCATGCCCGCCGGCGAAGCGACGCTGTGGATGGCGGCCGGGGCCGCGGGTGGCATCGACCCGTGGTGGCACCACATCGGCGCCGTCCATGGCGACCGGCGCCAGTACCACCGGGCCGGGGGGCTGTTCGCGTGGCACCGGCGCAACGAGGCCCACCTGCGTGAGCGCACCCCGGTGGCGCGGGTGGCGCTGATCTGGTCGGACCTCAATGCCGCCGTGTACGGCGGGGACGACGCCGTCTCCCGCACCACCGTCCCGGCGGACGGGTTCCGACGGGCGCTGCTCGCGGCCCGGATCCCGGCCACGCCCCTGCACATCGACGACCTGGCCGAGCAGGGGCATCGGTTCACCACCGTGGTGTTGCCCCAGCTGGCCGTGCTCACCGCCGCGCAACGCGACGCCGTCGCCGCCTTCGTCACGGCGGGCGGAAACGTGATCGCCTCCGGCCCCCTCGGCGCCCTCGACGAGAACGGCGACCCCGCACCGGCCGGCCGGCTCGCCGAGATCCTCGGCACCCGTCCGCTCGGAACGGCAACCGGGGAGCTGGGCCCGCACACCGGCGGCTTCGAGGACGCCCGCCGGCACACCTACCTCGAGCGGACCCCCGACTGGCCCGAGTCGGCAGCGCCGATCTGGTCCGAGCTCACCGGCACCGACCTGATCGGCTTCGGCGGCCGCCTGGAGCACGTGACGGTCCGGCCGGGCGCGCACGTCCTCGCCACGGCAGTCCCGGCCTTCGGGGTCTACCCGCCCGAGACCTCCTGGCGGCCGCCCGTGGCGGAGCCCGGCCTGCCGGCGATCGTGGTCACCGAGGGAGCCGGCGGGCGCGGACGCACCGTCCACCTCGCCGCCGACCTCGACCGGTGCGCGGGCCGCAACGACCTCGCCGACCACCACCACCTGCTCGCCGGACTCGTCCGGTGGACCCTCCGGGGACCCGAGCCCGTGCTCCTGGAAGGACCGGGCCGGATCGACCTGCACCCGTACCGGCAGGGAGATCACTGGGTCATCCACCTCATGGACGTGGGGCGCTCGGAGGCCACCCCCGGCACCGTCGAGGACCTGTGGAGCATCGGGCCGCACCGGCTCGGGGTCCACGACCCCGACGGTGCGCTCAGCCACGCCCGCGGCCTCGTCGCCGGGGACCCGCTGGTGACCCGGCGGGAAGGGCCACGCCTGTGGGTGTCGATACCCGCGCTGACCGGCCACGAGGTGATCGTGGTCACACCCGGCGATCCGGAGTCTCTCGGAACCGGCCGAGCGGGGTGCGGGGCCGGGTCGCCGGGCGGAAAATAG
- a CDS encoding ATP-binding cassette domain-containing protein: protein MIDAPRTPETTPVPEASQLPAPVPTDPARRLDWRRLRRPAAAIALVALAIGALGQVLGTAAAGRLAENATMAGLALLAVCVVGGALLDGVGQVIWAGVVDRAEGKLRSDLLSAALRQPLAALSEQAVGEVLDRVDDDTHAVGTLVRRQLWGAGRTVAGTVPMWIVAGLTWWPSWFLFPLLAVVVWFVTRKMLDEIARRKVIEEMAWTDHAAAFEEAVAARNDLRTSLGQAFAVRRLAQLSALVHDKFHKVVRVEERLIRRAGLLTYSLLAAIAVVSAVIAADGGLSVQQLVTLFLVTAMFIGQIDNLVHHLPDIQEGLGAVLRLRQMLALEPEPEGGNDVPAGSLDLELRDLEFSYAEGTFALSGVDLRVPAGETIALVGRTGSGKSTLAALLSRAVEPERGMVFLGGADVRDLDLQKLRRAVGVVTQRTEILAGTLAENIALFADVPRADIEAAVRELGLTEWASGMPDGLDTLLGPGGTTLSAGEEQLVAFARLLVRDVQLVVLDEATARMDPLTEARVVAASDRLLSGRTGVLVAHRLGTIERAGLVAVLDHGRVVQQGSRAELARTPGPFRTLVEAGASDGSLDDEDYEKDGASERPVDASPVGAGTQAGDTLRRSAPDETTPAGSGGARALNAAESVGGRRRTGTPPDVPEPGTGPSLARGIFNGLLVRPRWGIFAAFLFLLASLVAAQGAVSGYLWGRTVQQVQTGTVPVVLVVALAVLLLAQPLILSRAIGLYPRWWVEVLLRIRMTVMYGQTRQHRLPATPPGEVVARAMDADRFARYADRWVDFINGLLIVAVTALISGTWTAGAVLLAVMVVSAAASAIGRPIAGRSATASSAARARFGRALVSALDSARTVKLAARTPDVRRHLGEVDSGRVRAAIFEHRVQAVLDSVPMVTLYVGVVVAWGFLLTGRWDLATTLLVANAVMGFAWFGVVAGAVVTEAPGTRAWQVATARFADGADLVAARPGVDLVTGVAPAPTAPAHEPLERLELRHLSAVHDDGTIGVYDVDLEVRRGELILLLGQVGSGKSSLLSSLAGLVEHTGDVRWNGVAVSDAQAFLRPAQVAHVAQVPRVLSGTFSDNVRLDHARDLDGPIRGARLTQDVEEAGGPHALVGHRGVRLSGGQVQRLALARALAADTELLLADDVSSALDASTEIELWAALRERGTTVVGATSKRAALARADRVVVLVDGTVADVGPWDRLAPKWSHLAG, encoded by the coding sequence ATGATCGACGCACCACGCACCCCCGAGACCACGCCCGTTCCCGAGGCGTCGCAGTTGCCTGCGCCGGTCCCGACCGACCCTGCTCGCCGGCTCGACTGGCGCCGCCTGCGGCGGCCCGCCGCCGCGATCGCCCTGGTCGCGCTCGCGATCGGCGCCCTCGGCCAGGTGCTCGGCACGGCTGCGGCCGGCCGGCTCGCCGAGAACGCCACGATGGCCGGGCTCGCGCTGCTCGCGGTGTGCGTGGTGGGCGGCGCGCTGCTCGACGGCGTCGGTCAGGTGATCTGGGCCGGCGTGGTCGACCGGGCCGAGGGAAAGCTCCGCAGCGACCTGCTCAGCGCGGCACTACGTCAGCCGCTCGCGGCGCTCTCCGAGCAGGCCGTGGGCGAAGTGCTCGACCGGGTCGACGACGACACCCACGCCGTCGGCACCCTCGTGCGCCGCCAGCTCTGGGGCGCGGGCCGCACCGTCGCCGGCACCGTGCCCATGTGGATCGTCGCCGGCCTCACCTGGTGGCCGTCCTGGTTCCTGTTCCCACTGCTCGCCGTGGTCGTCTGGTTCGTGACCCGGAAGATGCTCGACGAGATCGCTCGCCGCAAGGTGATCGAGGAGATGGCCTGGACCGACCACGCCGCAGCCTTCGAGGAGGCCGTCGCCGCCCGCAACGACCTGCGCACGAGCCTCGGGCAGGCGTTCGCGGTGCGGCGCCTGGCTCAGCTCTCGGCGCTCGTCCACGACAAGTTCCACAAGGTGGTGCGGGTCGAGGAGCGGCTGATCCGGCGGGCCGGGCTGCTCACCTACTCGCTGCTGGCCGCGATCGCCGTGGTCAGCGCGGTGATCGCCGCCGACGGCGGCCTGTCCGTGCAGCAGCTCGTGACGTTGTTCCTGGTCACCGCGATGTTCATCGGACAGATCGACAACCTGGTCCACCACCTGCCCGACATCCAGGAAGGGCTCGGCGCGGTCCTGCGGTTGCGGCAGATGCTGGCCCTGGAGCCCGAGCCCGAGGGCGGGAACGACGTCCCGGCCGGGTCGCTCGACCTGGAACTGCGCGACCTGGAGTTCTCCTACGCCGAGGGCACCTTCGCGCTCAGCGGTGTCGACCTGCGGGTCCCGGCGGGCGAGACGATCGCGCTCGTGGGCCGGACCGGCTCCGGCAAGTCGACGCTGGCCGCGCTGCTGTCGAGGGCCGTGGAGCCGGAGCGCGGCATGGTGTTCCTCGGTGGCGCCGACGTCCGCGACCTCGACCTGCAGAAGCTGCGTCGCGCCGTCGGCGTGGTCACCCAGCGCACGGAGATCCTGGCCGGGACGCTCGCCGAGAACATCGCGCTGTTCGCCGACGTCCCGCGGGCCGACATCGAGGCCGCGGTCCGTGAGCTCGGGCTGACCGAGTGGGCGTCCGGGATGCCCGACGGGTTGGACACCCTCCTCGGCCCGGGTGGCACCACGCTGTCCGCCGGTGAGGAGCAGCTGGTCGCGTTCGCACGCCTGCTGGTCCGGGACGTGCAGCTGGTGGTCCTCGACGAGGCGACCGCCCGGATGGACCCGCTCACCGAGGCCCGCGTGGTGGCGGCATCGGACCGGCTGCTCAGCGGGCGCACCGGCGTTCTGGTCGCGCACCGTCTCGGCACCATCGAGCGAGCCGGACTGGTCGCCGTGCTCGATCACGGCCGCGTGGTGCAGCAGGGCTCGCGAGCCGAGTTGGCCCGGACGCCCGGCCCGTTCCGCACGCTGGTGGAGGCCGGCGCCAGCGACGGCTCGCTGGACGACGAGGACTACGAGAAGGACGGTGCCTCCGAGCGCCCGGTCGACGCGAGCCCGGTCGGCGCCGGTACGCAGGCGGGCGACACGCTCCGGCGCAGCGCGCCCGACGAGACGACACCGGCGGGTTCTGGTGGGGCGCGCGCGCTGAACGCTGCGGAGTCGGTGGGCGGGCGCCGTCGGACCGGCACCCCGCCGGACGTGCCCGAGCCCGGCACGGGGCCGAGCCTGGCCCGCGGGATCTTCAACGGCCTGCTGGTGCGGCCGCGGTGGGGGATCTTCGCCGCCTTCCTGTTCCTGCTGGCGAGCCTCGTGGCCGCCCAGGGTGCGGTCAGCGGCTACCTCTGGGGCCGCACCGTCCAGCAGGTGCAGACCGGCACGGTTCCCGTGGTGCTCGTCGTCGCGCTCGCGGTGCTGCTGCTCGCGCAGCCACTGATCCTGTCCCGAGCCATCGGCCTGTACCCGCGCTGGTGGGTCGAGGTCCTGCTGCGGATCCGGATGACCGTCATGTACGGGCAGACCCGGCAGCACCGGCTGCCGGCCACGCCGCCGGGTGAGGTCGTGGCCCGGGCGATGGACGCGGACCGGTTCGCGCGCTACGCGGACCGCTGGGTCGACTTCATCAACGGCCTCCTGATCGTTGCTGTCACCGCCCTGATCAGCGGGACCTGGACCGCGGGCGCCGTGCTCCTGGCCGTGATGGTGGTCTCCGCCGCGGCCTCGGCGATCGGCCGGCCGATCGCGGGCCGCTCGGCGACCGCGTCGTCCGCGGCCCGGGCCCGCTTCGGCCGGGCCCTCGTCTCCGCGCTGGACTCGGCCAGGACGGTGAAGCTCGCGGCCCGCACCCCGGACGTGCGCCGGCACCTCGGCGAGGTCGACTCCGGCCGGGTCCGCGCGGCGATCTTCGAGCACCGCGTCCAGGCAGTGCTCGACTCGGTCCCGATGGTCACCCTGTACGTGGGCGTCGTCGTCGCGTGGGGGTTCCTGCTCACCGGCCGGTGGGACCTGGCCACCACCCTGCTCGTGGCCAACGCCGTGATGGGGTTCGCCTGGTTCGGGGTCGTCGCCGGCGCCGTGGTCACCGAGGCGCCGGGCACCCGGGCCTGGCAGGTCGCCACCGCCCGGTTCGCCGACGGCGCCGACCTCGTCGCAGCCCGGCCCGGGGTCGACCTGGTCACCGGCGTCGCCCCCGCGCCCACCGCGCCCGCGCACGAGCCGCTCGAGCGCCTCGAGCTGCGTCACCTGAGTGCCGTGCACGACGACGGCACGATCGGCGTCTACGACGTCGACCTCGAGGTCCGGCGCGGCGAGCTCATCCTGCTGCTCGGGCAGGTCGGCTCGGGCAAGTCGTCGCTGCTCTCCTCGCTGGCCGGCCTGGTGGAGCACACCGGTGACGTCCGGTGGAACGGGGTCGCGGTGAGCGACGCGCAGGCGTTCCTGCGACCGGCCCAGGTCGCGCACGTGGCCCAGGTACCGCGGGTGCTGTCCGGCACGTTCTCCGACAACGTCCGCCTGGACCACGCCCGCGACCTCGACGGCCCGATCCGGGGTGCACGGCTGACGCAGGATGTGGAGGAGGCAGGCGGGCCACACGCACTCGTCGGGCACCGCGGTGTGCGCCTGTCCGGTGGTCAGGTGCAGCGCCTCGCACTCGCACGAGCCCTCGCCGCGGACACCGAGCTCCTGCTCGCCGACGACGTCTCCAGCGCCCTGGACGCCTCGACCGAGATCGAGCTCTGGGCCGCCCTGCGCGAGCGCGGCACCACCGTGGTCGGCGCGACGTCGAAGCGAGCCGCGCTCGCGCGGGCGGACCGGGTCGTGGTGCTGGTCGATGGCACCGTGGCCGACGTCGGGCCCTGGGACCGGCTCGCGCCCAAGTGGAGCCACCTCGCCGGCTGA
- a CDS encoding TIGR00645 family protein, with product MLKRADQNPSHPAAASLGYLIFLSRWLQAPLYLGLIVAQAAYVVMFMQELWHLISEVFSGHRMDEADTMLIVLGLVDVVMISNLLIMVIIGGYETFVSRIRIDNHPDQPEWLSHVNANVLKTKLAMSIIGISSIHLLRTFIESDTTEPEVMLWQTVIHIAFILSAVALALIDRMSLTSHQRAANARSAAGEAAPADGPADGRALESQH from the coding sequence ATGCTCAAACGTGCCGACCAGAACCCGAGCCACCCCGCAGCCGCATCCCTCGGCTATCTGATCTTCCTGTCCCGATGGCTGCAGGCGCCGCTGTACCTGGGCCTGATCGTGGCACAGGCGGCGTACGTGGTGATGTTCATGCAGGAGCTGTGGCACCTGATCTCCGAGGTGTTCTCCGGCCACCGGATGGACGAGGCGGACACGATGCTGATCGTGCTCGGCCTGGTGGACGTGGTGATGATCTCGAACCTGCTGATCATGGTGATCATCGGCGGGTACGAGACGTTCGTCTCACGGATCCGGATCGACAACCACCCGGACCAGCCGGAGTGGCTCTCCCACGTGAACGCGAACGTGCTGAAGACGAAGCTCGCGATGTCGATCATCGGGATCTCCTCGATCCACCTGCTCCGCACGTTCATCGAGAGCGACACAACCGAACCCGAGGTCATGCTCTGGCAGACGGTCATCCACATCGCGTTCATCCTCTCGGCGGTCGCGCTCGCGCTGATCGACCGGATGTCGCTGACCTCCCACCAGCGGGCCGCGAACGCCCGGTCCGCGGCCGGGGAAGCCGCTCCGGCCGACGGTCCGGCCGACGGTCGGGCGCTCGAGTCCCAGCACTGA